gTCTCATGCAAAAACCTGCACACATACGCAATTCATTTCTGTGATCATTTGTAGGTCTTCCACTGTGCATaatcgcatgcggaatccaaccctccCACGTGAGCCTGGTCTGTCAGCTTATAATAAAGCTTAATGCTCGCCCTGAAAGCTGCAAGATTTTAGGGCTCATTTGAAAATACAGATAGGACACCAGAATTGAAACATTGTTTTTCAGActagtttttttttaagcacaacCAGCCCTTCAGATCaatttttagaataagctgctgttTGTGTATAGGAGGAATAACATTTCTGGCTCTCAGGACTTGTATTCTGCGTTTTTCACCAGTATTTCCACTCTGCAGCCTGTATTTATAAATGTCTTCTctcagctggtgggtggagactagctgctataatTCTATACATGATATTTAGAAAAAGTGGCACATTCTGCTCCCCATCTGTAGCACACACCGAAAAATAgaagcatcatggaggacattgtaCAGCAGTGTATCTGTGATGCTAGTAAGTGTAGCACAGTAAAACACTATTAGTGGTTTGTACATTAGCTAGTTATTAGCCATCATATTAACATGTTTGTGAAAAtgcagctactagagatgagcgagctcttctcgagtaactgcttacgggtccgagcgtgctcggggggggggggggggggggggcgcgtaagAGTTCTTTTGGCGCAGATTTGGCTGCGTTTTTACTTGCAGAACAGCTGTGAAATGTACTTTGTAGTTCAAGGGTTAAATttcacagcataaatagacatgctgcggatttagaatctacaacgtttaaaaacaaaacaaaaaatacttTAAATAGTGTAGAAATTTTCTGCTAAGAGTCTGCAGAATTTTTTAGTTTAAAgtcccctccacatggcttgtactgtaaacaaTGCAGGATTTCCACAGTGAGAGGGTggctttaggctggggtcacacgggacatggAATGACAGCACCGAAAAACTTCTGCGGGATAAGCACTTCTGTGGATTCCAGTATAAAAACTGTGTTTTATTTAAATTTCATAGATAAAAGCTTTCCTTAAATCAGCTTCCATGTTTCGAACAGAGTTCTTTATTCATAGCATATTCTCTCACAGAATGACCATTGTATAAAGAAGTAATGAGGTAACGGAGTACAGCCAATAACAGAGTGACATTCATTATGCTGTATCTGTGAATAGCAAAGCATTTAAAATTCCATATTAGAATGACAATTACTATACTACATCTGTAAGCAGTAAGGCATCTCAGAACCAATCGATCATCAAGAGTTAAGTCACCAGAATAATGATTTGACAATTCATACCTTTTGTTATGTCCAGTGCCTTAAATCAAAGGTATGATTTGTCATAtcagtattagggctcatgtccggGAGCGTCGCGGATTTATGCTGCAGGAGTACCACAATATTAAAGAAGTGCCTGCCAGTGATCGCAGAAttctgcggtctccattaatgctatattaatggaaacCTCCTGCgacgtaaatccgcggcaaatagaacatgccacgatttatttcCTGCTGCGAAAATGCGCAGTAGAATTCCACatatgagcattggcaggcagagagctattaggttcaacaaaacctaatagctgcagattTCCGCCGCAGGAAACGTGGTAGAAATCTGTTCGTGGACATTCACCCCAAATCTGGTGATTTTGCGCTTTTGAGCATCTATTAGTTGTTAGATGCCTTGTTTACAGATGTAATATAGTGACTCCCATACTGTTTGTGGCTGTGACCTTTTGTTACCTCATTGGTTATTTTGTGTATTTAAAGGGTCATTGTGTGAGCGTATATGCTATAAATAAAGGTTTTTAAGCTCTGAAATTTAAATAAAATGAGCGTTTTCTTCTGGAATTCACGAAAGAGCCGGAGCTGGTTTCTCTtgcactgtaaggcctcatgtccactagcaaaattgaattgcagattccgcgggtgaaattttgcccataggaaatcattggctgTCTGCGgatcaattaaattgaattttgcacccgcggatggcattttaatcgatTTGTGTTTTTCACGCACAGAAAAAAACCGCAACAGGCTTCATTTTAGAGCGGATTCTGcacggatcggccacattgctatcacactgCTATCAATAgatgcggatatccgcatgaaaaaaaaaaaaaacacatttaaagcaAACCCGTGCAGAATCTGCTGCAAAAAATTTgcgtggattgtatttttctagtggacaggTTATAGAATTTTCATAGCAAGTTTCACTGCATAAATTCTGACGTATTTAAGGCATATGGAAGGCTAGGCTTAAGGCTTCTTCACGCTTgtgagtaaggccccctgcacacgggcggaaattccacggcgggatttcccgcagaatttctggcCGTGcgtgcctgcataggattgtattaaaatatgcaatcctatgcagacagctgcaatttgtccgcgtgaaaatacacacggaaaacaaatcgcggcatgtcactcccggcgccccagctccgctctgcgcatgggcCGGCTGGCcgacacatcacagagctggagccgcgggagcaggtgagagccgcactggtccctgcagggacgcgggtcgggtcccgctgcgagaattctcacaggggATCCGCCCCGCCCGTCTGCAGCCTTCTGCGGCCtaaattgcatgattttctcgtgATGTGAGAAagtacagaattatgaaacccatgcttttcatcAATGAATTTactcccatctgcgatgttttctatCGTGCAACGTCGTAAAATTTAGAAATCactgcatgccctatctttctgcgttttacaatTTTTTCGTGCTCATGTATCCCTGTGGAGGCGCTGATTTACCGAATCACACGAACTAGTAATGTTCGTGCGATGTGGTTTTAACATTAGCAATACCTGTTGTCGTCTATCGCACGAgaaaagtggctgcaatacaagATTGTTCAGGAAGCAGCATCACTGACACTTAAACAAAAATGCATTAtttctgcgattttcttgcagcaatatcgCTCATGCCAGTGTGACGAAGCCTTAGGGGGCTTACTCACAGGGGTGTATGAGGGTTGCATACTACACAGTCCTAAAAGGCCATTGACTTACATTGTGCCATTCAGACATGCGTCTTTATTACACgtgacccccgcccccccccccccccccaaaaaaagcatgtcctattttggcgcaTGTATTACGTGCACTATAGGCTAAAATACACAGTAAGGCCAGTTTCACGcagcaataataaaaaaatttaaataaatcaCACGATGCCATAGCGCATGAAAAAgcaaaattatgaaacccatgcttttcaatggtttccttcacatttgcgatgttttcattcATGCAATGCTGcatgacacacaaaaaaaaaaatacaggatgtCCTATCTTTATGTATTTTACTCTTTTGTAATCACCCCCgtttcactatggagcctttgttttatTGCAACGCACGAACATCTGAACGacaccactgaatggctgtgattggctgatcgagccATGGCGCttgtgagccaatcacagcacgtGCTTGCTGGAGGtagagtattcaaagccccgtcaccagaaggagagttctgtgtgaatgccgaggacactgcagcctgccgcattgTCGCCCGTGATCAGCAGCCCCAGGGACTCAGACGCCGCAGACAAGGTGAGTGTCTTTTGGGGATTAATATAagccagtgtcttattttcaggaaaacacggtagatTCAGTGCAGTGGGAATGCAtgccacatttttaaaaaatctaacacCAGCTTCACACTGACGAGGGCGAGAATACCCtcccaatccttctgaaaacccctggatgcaagttttcacatagaaacagccttgcatccctgcacCGCTAGAGGAAATTCCctgcgcagctgtcacagcagtgccaGGAGATCGCCCTGTACTCAAggaggctggcgctgctgccgccagccccattgaaaacaatgggctaagTCACCAATTTTATCGGAACATGGCtcaagtgaaaacattgcaaatgagaaagtAACGACTGGTTTCATaaacatgtgttttcactcactgtcGCATCATGCGATTTTATCGCCATTGTCAAACcagcctaaggccgctttcacatgaccGTTTTTGTGTTCGTTTTTTtgggagccaaaaccaggagtgggtccaaaatacggaaggactgcaaatcttcccattatactttctctcccttcctgattttggcttacaaaacaactgaacacaaaaacagccgtgtgaaagcgccctaaagcacagaaaaaaaataattgaaatgtCAATTCTTATCATTGCACCCATAGCATCTTCAAATGCAAATCCACGGCAGAAATGCAAGGCTCAATCCTGAATTTCAGCTGCAAATTAAGAATTGGACCCCTATCAGAATCTcctaactccccccccccagagtcTGACAATGTCAAAGAGGCCTTCTGATAGTGAAAGGCTAATACTGGACAGGTAAGGGATACGGAAAATATGCATTTCATCATTTGGTGTAACAGATTATAGAATTTCTACAAAACTTGAACACAAGGTAACCAATCTGAACAGTTAAGTACACAATAACATAGTCCTTATGTGGCAGTACAAGAGTCTACTAGAGTTCTTCTAAGATGGTCTACCACCGCCATTAATAAAACAGTTTAGTGCCATAATCGGGTTCTGGAGAGTGAGGTATGGTGGATTACACGGATCGATGGCAGGAATGCCTTTCAACAAATCGCTGTCCAGTAAGTAAATGATTGAGTTTTTAAAAGTGAATTCAGTTTGAGTTTCGGCATCCTGATAAGATTTTGCCTTTTCCACTTTGTTGCTAATACTGCAGCTTACGACTGAACTCTCAGTTGATGGAGTGTATAATGGATAATCGTCAAGAACCTCTGATTTAATTGACTTAGGAGATATTTGGGGTGATGGATTTTGTGACGGCGCCACGAAAGGTAAAGTAGCTTCATTTGGTATTTTCTCTTCTCGCTTCCTTTTGAAAGTTTTTCTTAGTGATAAGTTTTCATGTATCTTTTCTGAAGTATGTGATGCATCTTCAAAAATGGTGGGCAGAGCGTTTGGACGTAGCGTTCGACCGCCA
This region of Eleutherodactylus coqui strain aEleCoq1 chromosome 5, aEleCoq1.hap1, whole genome shotgun sequence genomic DNA includes:
- the LOC136627855 gene encoding uncharacterized protein; the encoded protein is MPVCWINGCKFIPGRFQNGHEIKLHSFPNSLERIKEWLLQLGQTFNDIDNIAKQVYDSKLRKSNKFRLCSRHFSDVSFIVNAGGRTLRPNALPTIFEDASHTSEKIHENLSLRKTFKRKREEKIPNEATLPFVAPSQNPSPQISPKSIKSEVLDDYPLYTPSTESSVVSCSISNKVEKAKSYQDAETQTEFTFKNSIIYLLDSDLLKGIPAIDPCNPPYLTLQNPIMALNCFINGGGRPS